A stretch of DNA from Calditrichota bacterium:
CACCTCGCCCAGGTCGGTGTCGATGTAGTCGACCTCATCACTGCCTTCGCGCCTTCGGATCCACTGCAGGGACCCATCTTGCATGCGATCGATGAAGAGGATGCCGTCGATGTGGTCGATTTCGTGCTGGAAGATGCGGGCCAACAGTCCGCGCGCGACCAATTCCACCTGCCTCCCTTCGGGGTCAAGCCCGCGCACGACCACTTTGTTGGCGCGTTCCACCTGCGCCTGCAGTCCAGGGAGGCTCAAGCACCCCTCTGAGTCGACATTGGTGCGCGCGCTCCAGCTCACAATCTCCGGGTTGATCAGGACGTGCAACTGCTCCTCAAAGGCCACAACGATGATGCGCCTGGGCACACCGACCTGGTTTGCTGCCAGTCCGACCCCATCCGCCTCGCGCATGGTGCGCACCATAGACGGGATGAGGTGGCGGACTTCGTCTATCTCCTCCACCGGCGCGGCCGGCGTGCGCAGCACCGGATCGCCGTACACTCTCACCTGCAGGAGTCTGCCTTCCTCCATGCCCTCACCCCTGCTCCTTCACGCCCTGCTTCTGCCTTTGTCGCTGCATGGCCAGATACTCTTCGAACCTCGTCCAAAACGGATCAACCCTCGGGTGATGCAACGGCCGCGCAACACCGGCCTCGACGATGGTCAAGCCCTCTTCGGCAGGCAAGACTTCGCCCACAAGCGAGCTGGCAATCCCCTCACTGCGCAGCGCCTGTACGATTGCCTCGGCGCGCTCTTTGCGCACTATGGCGATAAGCGTGCCCTCGCTGATGGCCTTGTACGGGTCGATGTCAAAGACAGCACACGTCTTGCGTACAATCTCCTGCATGACGATGCGGTCCTTGTCCACGCGCAAGCCATAGTTCCCCGCCACAGCCATTTCGAACAGGCCGCCGAGGACACCGCATTCGGTGGCATCGTGCATGGCCACCACGCCACCTGTCTCGGAGGCAACGCGCGCGTCCCTGACCACCGACATCTGGTAGAAAACATCTTGGGCCTGGCGCACCGCAGCCACACCGAGTTCCTTCTCGATAAACTCCGGAAACTGCACGGCCATCAAGCCCGTGGTTTCCACCGCCGGACCCTTGGTGATGAGCACCAGGTCCCCTGGCCGCACGTTGCGCGGGTCGGCCAGTTGCTCCGGCCGTCCCACGCCGAACATGGTGGCCCCGCCTACCATCGGATAAGAGCAGCCGGCATAGCGGGCGGTGTGGCCGCCCACAATGGCGATGCCCAGCCTGGCAGCCTCAGAGTGGATGGTGTCCCAAATGATTTCCAACACCTCCTCGTCCATCTCTGGCGGCAGGTTGAGGTCGATGGTGAGGTGCGACGGAGGAATGCCGCTCACCGCCACGTCGCTGGCCAAGATGTGCAAGGCAAACCACGCAGCGCGCTGCCAGCCGAGAGAGGGTTGGATAAAGACCGGGTCGGAAGAGAACACCAGCACATGTTCCCCGACGCGCAGGGCGCCAAAATCCACGCCATGGCGCGGGCCCAGCAGGACGTTGGCATCCTTGGCACCCAACCGCGGAAAGATCACCTTGTCGAAAAAGTCGAAATCAATCTTGCCAAGAGGTGGCAAGAGGGGCCTACTCCTGTCCATGCGCCATATTCTCCCTTCCTTTTTGCACCACCCCGGTGCGGAGGCGGCGTCGCTCCTCGGCTTGCGCCCACCGCCGGCGCTCCTCTTCGGTGTGGATGGCCACGTCGGGAATCCTCTTCGGGCGCCCATCCTCACCGAGCGCTACGAAAGTCAGGTACCCGGAACAAGCGTGGTAAACGGTGTTAGCATAGGTATCTTCCGCCCACACCTTGACGCCCACCTCCATGGAACTGCCA
This window harbors:
- the def gene encoding peptide deformylase, translated to MEEGRLLQVRVYGDPVLRTPAAPVEEIDEVRHLIPSMVRTMREADGVGLAANQVGVPRRIIVVAFEEQLHVLINPEIVSWSARTNVDSEGCLSLPGLQAQVERANKVVVRGLDPEGRQVELVARGLLARIFQHEIDHIDGILFIDRMQDGSLQWIRRREGSDEVDYIDTDLGEVRRSFHQRYHAGRDDVQFERRPEVLLHRPWE